The following nucleotide sequence is from Candidatus Paracaedimonas acanthamoebae.
TTATTTATATATATGTTTGTACTTATAATTGTACTTTTAAAAGTACGAAATATTGTATATAATAATCTTATAAGGAGATCGTAAATGAAAAATATAGACCTCTCTCAAGATATTGTTCCTGTTTCTGAATTTAGGAGCCAAGTATCACACTGGATTAACCACATTAAGGATACTGGGCACCCTGTGGTTTTGACACAAAATGGGAAATCAGTTGGTGTCCTTTTATCACCACACGATTATGATGCTCTTCAATATAGAGAACGCTTTTATCATTCAATTGAAAAAGGCCTTAAGGATGCTGAAGAAGGCTTAACCTATACAACAACTCAAGTTAAAGAGAAATTGGTAAAAGCCCTTAAAAAATGAATCTTATATGGACGAAACAAGCTCTTGAAAGGCTTGAAGAGATTCAAGATTTTATCGCTCAAAGATCTTCCCCTTTAATTGCAGAAAATTTGATAAGTTCTATTATCGAACGAGCTAAAGCATTAGAAAATTTTCCTTCTATGGGGCGAATGGTGCCAGATTTGAGTAGAATAGAATTAAGGGAGTTGATTGAAGGAAATTACCGTATTGTTTATCGTTTATTTGACAGTAGTATTGTTATTCTTACCGTTTTTGAAGGGCATAAACTGCTACCAGAAAAAGATATTGATATAATGATTGCCTAAGACTGTCTATACTTTCAGGAAGATGCTCACTAGGGTTGGAAAAGAGGCGAGGTTAAATCTACCCATTTACCACTACACGCTTAGGCACTCTACGTACTTATTTAAAGCACTTATAAAGATAAGCTGTGTTCTAGTAATCAGGGTGCCTATAAACTTATTTTATGAAGCTGCTAAGCAGTAGTTAGATCTTTGCATTTAAAATCCTACTTCTTGAAGTAAATTCAATTCACTGTAATTTATATAAAATGCTGAATTCTTTGTGGATATCGTAAATTAATTGATTTATTATAATAAGAGTTACGTACCTCTCTCGATAAAAGTCCTTATTTGAAGCTCAAGTATAATAAAGGCAATTTTGTTGAGGTATTTCCTATTTTCTCTTACAGTGGCTAGTGAAACTTAAGGAGCATAACTCTTTGTGCGGAAGATTTACTCTCTTTGCTAAAATTAATGAGCTTAAAGCTGAGTTTAACCTAAAAGACGAAGGTACCTTCTCCTCTTCTTACAATATAGCGCCCTCTCAAAGTATTTTAATTATTTCCCAAGATACAGAAACTCATGATAAGCACCTCCATTTAGCTCATTGGGGTCTTATTCCTTCATGGACCAAGAATCCAAATGAAGCGCCGAAGCCTATTAATGCTCGCTTTGAAACTTTAAAAGAAAAGCCTTATTATAAGAAAGCCTTCCAAAAACAAAGATGCTTGATTCCAACTTCAGGATTTTATGAATGGACCTCTTCCAATGGAGCAAAGCAACCTTATTTCTTTTACATGAAAGAGTATAAACCTTTTGCGCTTGCTGGAATTTATGATTACTGGCTAGGGGGTGACGAAACTGTGGAGATTGTCAGTGCAGCTATTATTACAACTGACGCGAATTCTTTATTAAAGCCTTATCACGCTAGAATGCCTGTTATCATTGAATCCCATAATTATAACCATTGGCTTGATCCCGAAAATAACAATACGGAAGAATTGATGGCGATGCTCTATCCTCGAGAGTATACTGAACTTACCTGCCATGCAGTAAGTCAATATGTGAATGCACCCAAAAATAATGATCCAAATTGTATTAAGTTTGCCTAAGGTTATCTTACTTTTGCAAGTTCATTCCAAGAAGTTGTATATTTTGAGGAGAGATGTTCTCTAGATGTTAATATTAAAGCTTTCTGTCCGACAGCTGCATAGCTTACAGCTCTCTTGCCATACTTTTTGTTAAGGTGATCAATCGTTTGCATAAGGATTTCATGTTTATGTGAAGGACGCGTAAAGAGAGAGTATTGTACTTGTTCTTTATCAACTAGTTCCATTAAACAAACTCCTGCCTTCTTATAACTTAATCCAACTTTAAAGATTTTCTTTAAACCTTCCTTAGCTGCTTTTAAAAGATTGGGTGTGTAGTCCGTTGCAATATCTAAATGGATAAGATGAGAATTTGAATAATAGTTTTCTTCTGAAAATCTATTTGTTTTAATAAATACCAACACTTGAGCAGTGACTCTCCCTTCTCCTCTTAACTTCTCAGC
It contains:
- a CDS encoding type II toxin-antitoxin system Phd/YefM family antitoxin; its protein translation is MKNIDLSQDIVPVSEFRSQVSHWINHIKDTGHPVVLTQNGKSVGVLLSPHDYDALQYRERFYHSIEKGLKDAEEGLTYTTTQVKEKLVKALKK
- a CDS encoding type II toxin-antitoxin system RelE/ParE family toxin, which codes for MNLIWTKQALERLEEIQDFIAQRSSPLIAENLISSIIERAKALENFPSMGRMVPDLSRIELRELIEGNYRIVYRLFDSSIVILTVFEGHKLLPEKDIDIMIA
- a CDS encoding SOS response-associated peptidase encodes the protein MCGRFTLFAKINELKAEFNLKDEGTFSSSYNIAPSQSILIISQDTETHDKHLHLAHWGLIPSWTKNPNEAPKPINARFETLKEKPYYKKAFQKQRCLIPTSGFYEWTSSNGAKQPYFFYMKEYKPFALAGIYDYWLGGDETVEIVSAAIITTDANSLLKPYHARMPVIIESHNYNHWLDPENNNTEELMAMLYPREYTELTCHAVSQYVNAPKNNDPNCIKFA
- a CDS encoding DUF4113 domain-containing protein → MIVRPLLALLNPKEIDSFLARFPITDIWGIGYNYAKYLLTHNIDTALKLKQSPPKWIRQKMGVVGERIVTELNGKISYELEEENDAKKMITVSRSFKEPKTEYEEIESTISAFVERAAEKLRGEGRVTAQVLVFIKTNRFSEENYYSNSHLIHLDIATDYTPNLLKAAKEGLKKIFKVGLSYKKAGVCLMELVDKEQVQYSLFTRPSHKHEILMQTIDHLNKKYGKRAVSYAAVGQKALILTSREHLSSKYTTSWNELAKVR